From the genome of Maniola jurtina chromosome 10, ilManJurt1.1, whole genome shotgun sequence, one region includes:
- the LOC123868652 gene encoding uncharacterized protein LOC123868652 encodes MWQVVVLVLTLIATANSYTSRQHRPYSAASESQISFAIENKYDDTGPGAKGREYAYKTYRTLEDALINYLDDPNTTLPEHEREKAINTLRLRNPNQVIYSSPKRPFPTAEEYNTFTKQSVPTVNSFNAPNKQIFQVSDSDYGLLDLKGFQLKDVPQSYQKERLNDGYSYQNIQSAKGIPMSVAQFTRGFQGHESTVDNQFDPNPHYSFSYGVHDKRTGDTKSAHESRADGVVRGFYSFMDADGKQRTVLYTADDKEGFKAKVQRTLRDTQE; translated from the exons atgTGGCAAGTTGTG GTACTAGTACTAACTCTCATCGCAACCGCAAACTCCTACACGTCAAGACAGCACCGTCCATACTCCGCAGCTTCCGAATCACAGATCAGTTTTGCCATCGAAAACAAATACGACGACACCGGCCCAGGGGCTAAAGGGCGGGAGTACGCGTACAAAACCTACAGAACCTTGGAAGATGCCCTAATCAACTACCTAGATGACCCTAATACAACACTACCTGAACATGAAAGAGAAAAAGCTATAAATACCCTCAGACTACGAAACCCAAATCAGGTCATCTATAGCAGCCCTAAGCGACCATTCCCGACTGCCGAAGAGTACAATACTTTCACGAAACAATCTGTACCAACTGTAAATTCATTTAATGCACCAAATAAACAGATCTTCCAAGTTTCTGATAGCGATTATGGATTGTTGGACCTAAAAG GTTTTCAGCTAAAAGACGTACCACAAAGTTATCAGAAAGAGAGACTGAACGATGGGTACAGTTACCAGAATATTCAGTCAGCCAAGGGTATTCCAATGAGCGTAGCACAATTTACGAGGGGATTCCAGGGTCACGAGTCTACGGTGGACAATCAGTTTGACCCCAATCCACATTACAGCTTCTCCTACGGTGTCCat GACAAGCGCACAGGCGATACGAAGTCAGCACACGAGTCGCGTGCAGACGGCGTCGTGAGAGGGTTCTACTCGTTCATGGACGCGGACGGGAAGCAGCGGACGGTGCTCTACACGGCGGACGACAAGGAGGGCTTCAAGGCTAAAGTACAACGCACACTGCGAGACACCCAGGAATAG